The genomic DNA AAAATTATGGCCAGTAAAACTTTTTTCTGATATTTTTTCTCTTTTTTTGCTATACCAAGATAATGACCAACAATGGCGGAAGCGCTAGCATGGAAAAGAGGGGTAAACAAACTTCTAATAAAAATTACATCTTGCCCGAACTTCATAAAATACAAAAAATTTTCTGCTGCAGCAAAACCAAAAGCCGCCGCTACCATACATATTATACCGTCTGAAATTTCGTCAAAATACTTTGAATAATACACCGTAAAACGTACTGATAGATATTTTAATACTTCTTCTATCACAGAAATAAAAAGTACATTCAAAATTAAAGCAAGCGTAAAACTAGTATAAGAACTTATAGATGATACTTTTTCAAAGGGTAGTATTACCGGAATAATTTTTTTGATGGCAATAATTTCTAAAAAGGCAGCGGGAATAACAGCAATTGCTCCAAAAACAGCCGCTAGAATTAAAATCCTTAGCGGCTGTTTTTCTCCTTTGTCATGCTTATAGAAATAGTAGATCCATAGAACAGCAGGTATTATGGCGAAAATTAGATATATTATTTGTTTCATCTAATTTTTATAATTACTAATCTTGTTTTTCGTTTAATTTTTCTTCAACTTTATTTAGTTCGTTTCTCACATGGCTTAACTCCTTCAATAATAATTTCTCTTCAACGGAAGCAACAAGTTTTCTTGTTGAATCAATAACATCTGGCAGTACTGATAGAGAAGTAATGCCATATTCAACAAGTTTTTCGCAAATTTCAGGATATACAGAAGGTGCCTGGCCGCATATTGAAGCAGTAACGCCGTATTTTCGGCAAGTTTCAATCGCATGTTTTAGCGCTATTTGAACAGCTTCATTTCTTTCATCATATTCCTCGGCAACAATAGAAGAATCTCTGTCTAGCCCTAAAATTAACTGTGTTAAATCATTAGAACCAATTGAAATTCCGTCAATTCCAGTTTCGCAGAATTTATCCATTAAGAATATAGTAGAAGGCACCTCAACCATTATCCAAAGCTTAAAATCAGCTGATCTTTTTAATCCAGATGCTTCAATCAGTTTTTTAACCTCTTCAAATTCATCTATTCTTCTTACAAAAGGAATCATTAGATGCAAATTAGTGAAATTAGCTCTAACTTTTTTGATTGCTTCAAGCTCAAGATTAAAAACTTCAGGATCTTTTATATATCTAAAACATCCTCGATATCCTATCATAGGATTTTCTTCCTGTGGTTCGAATTCTTCTCCGCCAGGCAGATTTCTATATTCATTGGTCTTAAAATCAGTAGCCCTATAAACTACAGGCCTAGGATAAAATTCTCTCGCAAAAGTTTCTAAGCCTTCAGCAAGCTTATCAATAAATTCCTGGCTTCTACCTTCTTTAATCATTTTCTTAGGATGTTCTTTGATATTTTCAGCAATAATAAATTCCGCCCTTAATAAACCTACCCCATCCACATTTTGCTTAGCAATTTTAGTGGCCAGTTCAGGTTCGCCTAGATTAACATAAATTTTTGTAGCAGTTATTGATTCGGCTTTTTGTATTACAGTGCCTTGACTGCCTGCAGGTTCATTATTTTCTTGATCTTTAATTTTGCCTTTATATACTAATCCCTTGGCACCATCAACAGTCACAAAATCAACGTCCCGTAAAGTTTCAGTAGCCGTACCAGTTCCAACAACACAAGGTATCCCCAATTCTCTAGAAACAATTGCCGCATGACAAGTTCGTCCACCCTTATCAGTTACAATTGCTGAAGCTCTTTTCATGGCTGGTACATAATCAGGAGTTGTCATCTCTGTAACTAAAACATCTCCTTCTAAAATTTTGTCTATTTCTTCTGGAGAATGAATAATTTTAATTGGACCGCCTGCTAAACCAACGGAAGCTGCTGCACCCTTTAATATAATTTCTGCTTTAGATATATCTTGTTGTCCATCCATCTTATTCTCCTTTTTGTCATCTCTAGGGATGGTTGTAACCGGCCTAGCTTGCACCATGAAAACTTCACCTTTTTCAATTGCCCATTCTGTATCTTGAGGCCAGTTATAATGTTCCTCTATTTTTTTACCCAATGTTGCTAATTTGATAATTTCTTCATCGGTTAATTTTTGAGCTGACTTTTCATCATCAGCCAAGGCTACTTCTTTATTTTCTTCATTGACTCTAGTTATTTTAAAATCCTGACTGTTAATTTCTTTGTCGGTAATTTGCAGTGTTGCTTTATCCACTATATATCTGTCAGGAGTTACAGCGCCTAAAACGATCGCCTCTCCCAAGCCAAATCCGGCTTCAATTATAATTTTAGACCTGTCATTTGTAACAGGATCAATGGTAAACATGATACCTGACTTCTCAGACTGAACCATCAACTGAACTGGTACCGCAATACCAACTTTAAAGTGATCAAATCCCTTTTCAGATCTATAATAAATTGCTCGTGCCTCAAATAAAGAAGCCCAACATTCTTTAACTGCCTTAACCGCTTCTTCCTCACCTGAAACATTTAAAAAAGTTGCCTGCTGTCCCGCGAAAGAGGCATCTGGAAGATCCTCTGCTGTTGCAGAACTTCTAACAGCAACATATATTTTTTTATTATTAGCTAATTTTTTATAGTTTTCAATAATACCTGCTGCAATTTCTTCCGGCATTTTTGCCTTAATAATTTCAGCCTGAACATTTTTTGCTCTTGATTGAAGGTCTTTACTATTTTCAGTATCCAAACCATCAAGCAGTTTCCGTATCTTCTCTTTTAAACCAGTTCTCTCTACAAATAAAAAATAAGCCGCGCTTGTTATAATAAAACCTTGGGGAACCGGTAATCCGGCATTTGTTAATTCTCCAAGATTTGCACCTTTACCGCCCACTTCGGCAACATTACCTTTACTTACTTCTGAAAATTCTACAAAAAAAGCTTTGCTTAAGTTTTGTTTTTGCATTTTGTTTTTCCCGTTTAATTGTAATATATTATACTTTAAAATAGCTAAGAAGTCAAGGGCTTAAAAAGCTACCTTAAAATAAAACCACGATTTTACAATCATGGATTTATTAAAAATATATTTAATTACAGTGTTATTTACTGCAATTCTGATTTTACAATTTCAATAACTTCTGACGGCATAACCTTGGATTTTACCAGATAATGAAGCACACCGAAGCTTTCTGCTTCCTGCTGTAAATCAGCATCAGGCAAAACTGTTAAAATAATTACTTTTGTTTGAACAATAGAGGTTTCTTTTCTAATTTCTTTTAAAACATCCATACCGGATTTTTTGGGCATCATAATATCAAGCAATACAAGATCAGGTTTTTCATCTAATATTTTATCAATAGCTTCTTGGCCGTCTTTGGCAAATAAAATATTAAATTCAGTAGCAAACCTTTGCCTATATAATTCTCTTAAATCTAAATCGTCCTCAGCTATTAGAATTTTCTTTTTTACTCCATATTTTCATATTCTAATCCAAGCTACTCGTTAGTGTTATCTTCTTGAGTATTATCTACTTTATCAGCAAAACCTAATTCTTCTTTTACAATTCTTATTACCTCGTGAGGTAATATCTGTGATTTTACTAAATAATGTCGAACGCCGAATCTAGAAGCATCTACTTTTATTGATTCATTAGGAAGAGCAGTTAGTATAACAATAGGAATTTTTAGAGAAGGGTAATTACTGCTAATTTCTTTTAAAACATCCATACCGGATTTTTTGGGCATCATAATATCAAGCAATACAAGATCAGGTTTTTCATCTAATATTTTATCAATAGCTTCTTGGCCGTCTTTGGCAAATAAAATATTAAAAGAAGGGGACTCGCCTTCTAGCCTTAATTTATATAAATCACGTAAAGCAGGTTCATCCTCTGCAATCAAGACTTTTATCGACTTATTTTCCATAATTATCTCTAAATTAATTTATATACATATTATATATTAAAATATTTTCAATGCCAATTATACTTTATAAGTTTATAGTACTGAAAAAAATATACTGAAAAAACAAATATTAGACATTAATATATGATCAAACAATTTAGGCTTTACCAACACTTCCAAATAATTTTATTTTTTCCTGGACTACTCTTTTTACCGAATGAATAACAGGCGGGAATATTTTAGCAGGCACTACTTCGTCTGGGTTTTTATCAAGTACTTGTCTTAAAGATCCTGAAAACGCCATTCTTATTTCTGTATTAATATTAATTTTTCTCATGCCTTCTTTTATTGCTTTTTTAATATCACGATTCGGTATGCCGGAACCGCCATGCAGTACAATCGGAACTTTTATTAATTTTTTAATATCTTTTAACCTTTTAAAATCTAATTTCGGTCCTGTGGCATAAATTCCATGTGCATTACCTATAGAAATTGCTAAAGCATCGATACCCGTTTCTTTTACAAAATTTAACGCCTCTTTTGGATCAGTCATTTTTGATTTTAAATCTTCAATTTTGCTTTTATTGATTTGACTTTGACCTGCAACATTTCCTATCTCACCTTCTACAGAGATTTTTTCCTTATGCGCAACTTCTGTAACCGATAAAGTTAGCGCAACATTCCCTTCGTAATCAAGTTCGGAACCGTCAATATGAATTGAAGTATATCCGGCAGCCATACACATTAAAGCCATTTTTAAAGATTTTCCATGGTCTAAATTCAAAGCTACTGGAACTTTTGTTTCATAACCAGCTATACGAATTATTTTGGATATAAATTCCAGTCCTGCAAAATTTATCTCGCTTTCCGAGGTAGAAATAATGACAGGTGATCTTGAATCTTCAGCGGCCTGAATGATAGCTTTTGTAATTTCAAGATTAGGAGCATTAAAAGATCCTACCGCGTATCCTCCTTTATCGGCTTTTTTAAGTAGTTGTTTTACTGTGTAAAGCATTGTTTCTCCATTTCTTTTACTATTTTAAGAAAATCATTAGCATCAAGACTCTTAGCGCCGACCAATACGCCGTCTATCTCTTTTTCCTTAGCAAACTCTTTGACGTTAGAACTATTAACACTGCCTCCATAAAGAACTGAAATATTTTCAGACACAGATTTTTTAAATTTATCAGCTATGATATTCCTTATTAATCCTACGGCAGGCAACGTCAAAGAAACATCACAAATTTCGCCGGTTCCAAAAGTGCTAATAGCCCAAACAGGCTCATATACAAAAATTGTTTTTAAAACTTGGTCTTCAGAAAAGCCTTCCAGCACACTTGAAACCTGCTTATCGATAATTTTATTTTGCTTTTTATCTTGACGTTCTTCTTTTGTTTCACCAACACAAACA from bacterium CG_4_10_14_0_2_um_filter_33_32 includes the following:
- a CDS encoding triose-phosphate isomerase codes for the protein MRKKIVCGNWKMNTGRDEAMRLASSIENNLSPSNLEVIVCPPFVYLEQVKGVISKITLGAQNCYSENNGPFTGEISAPQLKDFCSYVILGHSERRKFFKEKDEDISRKVKITIEAGLIPIVCVGETKEERQDKKQNKIIDKQVSSVLEGFSEDQVLKTIFVYEPVWAISTFGTGEICDVSLTLPAVGLIRNIIADKFKKSVSENISVLYGGSVNSSNVKEFAKEKEIDGVLVGAKSLDANDFLKIVKEMEKQCFTQ
- a CDS encoding response regulator, yielding MENKSIKVLIAEDEPALRDLYKLRLEGESPSFNILFAKDGQEAIDKILDEKPDLVLLDIMMPKKSGMDVLKEISSNYPSLKIPIVILTALPNESIKVDASRFGVRHYLVKSQILPHEVIRIVKEELGFADKVDNTQEDNTNE
- the kbaY gene encoding tagatose-bisphosphate aldolase (catalyzes the reversible reaction of dihydroxyacetone phosphate with glyceraldehyde 3-phosphate to produce tagatose 1,6-bisphosphate; in enteric bacteria there are two D-tagatose 1,6-bisphosphate-specific aldolases: KbaY (also called AgaY), involved in catabolism of N-acetyl-galactosamine and D-galactosamine, and GatY which is part of the galactitol catabolism pathway), encoding MLYTVKQLLKKADKGGYAVGSFNAPNLEITKAIIQAAEDSRSPVIISTSESEINFAGLEFISKIIRIAGYETKVPVALNLDHGKSLKMALMCMAAGYTSIHIDGSELDYEGNVALTLSVTEVAHKEKISVEGEIGNVAGQSQINKSKIEDLKSKMTDPKEALNFVKETGIDALAISIGNAHGIYATGPKLDFKRLKDIKKLIKVPIVLHGGSGIPNRDIKKAIKEGMRKININTEIRMAFSGSLRQVLDKNPDEVVPAKIFPPVIHSVKRVVQEKIKLFGSVGKA
- a CDS encoding phosphoenolpyruvate synthase yields the protein MQKQNLSKAFFVEFSEVSKGNVAEVGGKGANLGELTNAGLPVPQGFIITSAAYFLFVERTGLKEKIRKLLDGLDTENSKDLQSRAKNVQAEIIKAKMPEEIAAGIIENYKKLANNKKIYVAVRSSATAEDLPDASFAGQQATFLNVSGEEEAVKAVKECWASLFEARAIYYRSEKGFDHFKVGIAVPVQLMVQSEKSGIMFTIDPVTNDRSKIIIEAGFGLGEAIVLGAVTPDRYIVDKATLQITDKEINSQDFKITRVNEENKEVALADDEKSAQKLTDEEIIKLATLGKKIEEHYNWPQDTEWAIEKGEVFMVQARPVTTIPRDDKKENKMDGQQDISKAEIILKGAAASVGLAGGPIKIIHSPEEIDKILEGDVLVTEMTTPDYVPAMKRASAIVTDKGGRTCHAAIVSRELGIPCVVGTGTATETLRDVDFVTVDGAKGLVYKGKIKDQENNEPAGSQGTVIQKAESITATKIYVNLGEPELATKIAKQNVDGVGLLRAEFIIAENIKEHPKKMIKEGRSQEFIDKLAEGLETFAREFYPRPVVYRATDFKTNEYRNLPGGEEFEPQEENPMIGYRGCFRYIKDPEVFNLELEAIKKVRANFTNLHLMIPFVRRIDEFEEVKKLIEASGLKRSADFKLWIMVEVPSTIFLMDKFCETGIDGISIGSNDLTQLILGLDRDSSIVAEEYDERNEAVQIALKHAIETCRKYGVTASICGQAPSVYPEICEKLVEYGITSLSVLPDVIDSTRKLVASVEEKLLLKELSHVRNELNKVEEKLNEKQD